One Echinicola strongylocentroti DNA window includes the following coding sequences:
- a CDS encoding DMT family transporter, producing the protein MAWLILILAGIFEVAFTTSLKMANNFTNIKWSIAFFISISLSFYLLNQAIKTIPMGTAYAVWTGIGAAGTVIVGIFLFQEPANWLRIGFLMLLIGSIIGLKVVS; encoded by the coding sequence ATGGCATGGTTAATTTTAATTTTAGCAGGAATCTTCGAAGTGGCCTTTACCACTTCATTAAAAATGGCCAATAACTTCACCAACATCAAATGGTCTATTGCCTTTTTCATCAGCATAAGCTTAAGTTTCTACTTACTCAACCAAGCCATAAAGACCATTCCTATGGGAACAGCCTATGCTGTTTGGACTGGAATAGGTGCTGCTGGCACAGTAATCGTAGGGATCTTCCTTTTCCAAGAACCGGCGAACTGGCTCCGCATAGGATTTTTGATGCTATTGATCGGTTCTATAATAGGCCTTAAAGTAGTTTCCTGA
- a CDS encoding Crp/Fnr family transcriptional regulator, producing MELDDFFLRQYELSENTLSSLLSSGNVVTYAANTCIIREGKLENSSYLIISGCVKAHLNNDGKDVTFWFGFEGDFLFSYNSKILKEPGYESITTLEKCQLWKIDNEHLDKLCIENIEIINWWRSLIEKELIKTERRLIDRQTKAATQRYQELITAHPQVLQRISLGTIASYLGISQVSLSRIRRS from the coding sequence ATGGAGTTGGATGATTTTTTCCTGAGACAATACGAACTTTCAGAGAACACCCTCTCTTCATTGCTTAGCTCTGGAAATGTGGTGACCTACGCAGCAAACACTTGTATTATCCGAGAAGGAAAACTGGAAAATTCGAGTTATTTAATAATTTCTGGCTGTGTAAAAGCCCACTTAAACAATGATGGTAAAGACGTCACTTTTTGGTTTGGCTTCGAAGGTGATTTCCTGTTTTCCTATAACAGCAAAATCTTAAAAGAACCTGGTTACGAAAGTATCACTACATTGGAGAAATGTCAACTTTGGAAAATCGATAACGAGCACTTGGACAAACTTTGTATTGAAAACATAGAAATAATCAACTGGTGGAGAAGTCTGATCGAAAAAGAACTGATAAAAACGGAAAGGCGACTTATCGATAGGCAAACAAAGGCCGCAACACAACGATACCAAGAACTTATAACAGCGCATCCCCAGGTACTCCAGCGCATTTCTCTGGGCACCATCGCATCTTACTTAGGGATAAGCCAAGTATCACTGAGTCGTATCAGAAGGTCGTAA
- a CDS encoding 16S rRNA (uracil(1498)-N(3))-methyltransferase, translating to MQLFYQKDIPNSGTIILSPDESKHLVKVLRKSVGDDVYLTDGVGNLFTCSITKSDQKKAELRIIEKRPSPSSEYHIHLAIAPTKNTDRMEWMLEKITEIGFQELTFIKTANSERSFLKPDRLEKKMIAACKQSIKTNFPVINPLTTFNDLLSRASTEHCQKFIAYVDQTNTQHLFELAKPKGSYLIMIGPEGDFSPEEISRSRESEFKACSLGNSRLRTETAGLAAVHTLSLLNY from the coding sequence ATGCAGTTATTCTATCAAAAAGACATTCCTAATTCCGGTACCATTATCCTCAGCCCAGATGAGTCAAAACATCTGGTAAAAGTGCTTAGAAAGTCCGTCGGAGATGATGTGTATTTGACAGACGGTGTTGGCAACTTATTTACTTGCAGCATCACCAAAAGTGACCAAAAAAAAGCTGAATTACGTATTATTGAAAAAAGGCCCTCCCCTTCCTCCGAGTACCATATTCACTTGGCTATTGCTCCAACCAAAAACACCGATCGTATGGAGTGGATGCTGGAGAAAATCACCGAAATAGGTTTTCAGGAGCTTACTTTTATCAAAACAGCCAATTCAGAAAGAAGCTTTCTCAAGCCTGACCGTCTCGAAAAAAAGATGATCGCTGCATGTAAGCAAAGCATAAAAACTAACTTCCCCGTAATCAATCCTTTGACCACTTTTAATGATTTGTTGAGTAGAGCATCCACTGAACATTGCCAAAAGTTCATCGCCTATGTAGACCAAACCAATACCCAACACCTATTTGAACTGGCAAAACCCAAAGGGTCCTACTTGATAATGATTGGTCCAGAAGGTGATTTTTCACCGGAAGAGATTAGCCGCAGTAGGGAAAGCGAATTTAAAGCATGTAGCCTAGGAAATAGTCGACTTCGAACGGAGACTGCTGGACTGGCCGCCGTACATACCTTAAGCTTACTGAACTACTAA
- the kdsB gene encoding 3-deoxy-manno-octulosonate cytidylyltransferase produces MKIVAMIPARYGATRFPGKLTSDLCGKPVIVRTYLSTMATGLFDKVVVVTDHEQIAEQIEAEGGEVFFSQKAHESGSDRIAEAVAGIEADVVVNVQGDEPFQDKESLAGLVGAFKDGTVKVASLMRKIEDDVDVINPNSVKVVVDKNNFALYFSRCPIPFVRDKFQPDYYRHIGVYAYTKEILLEYTNWEKTMLERAEMLEQLRLLENGIRIKMVKTNHEAVAIDTKSDLDRAIAFYQRHNS; encoded by the coding sequence ATGAAAATTGTTGCAATGATTCCAGCACGTTATGGTGCGACACGCTTTCCGGGAAAGCTTACGTCTGATTTATGCGGCAAGCCGGTAATTGTCAGAACGTATTTGAGTACAATGGCTACAGGCTTGTTTGATAAGGTAGTGGTAGTGACTGATCATGAACAAATAGCCGAGCAAATCGAAGCGGAAGGCGGAGAAGTATTTTTTAGCCAAAAAGCACATGAAAGCGGCTCAGATAGGATTGCCGAAGCCGTGGCAGGTATAGAAGCGGATGTTGTGGTGAATGTCCAAGGTGATGAGCCCTTTCAAGACAAGGAGTCATTGGCGGGGCTTGTAGGGGCATTTAAGGATGGTACAGTAAAAGTCGCTTCACTCATGAGAAAAATAGAGGATGATGTGGATGTCATTAATCCAAATTCAGTAAAAGTAGTAGTGGATAAAAATAATTTTGCCCTTTACTTTAGCAGGTGCCCAATCCCCTTTGTCCGAGATAAGTTCCAACCGGATTATTATAGACATATAGGTGTTTATGCCTATACCAAAGAAATACTGTTGGAGTATACTAATTGGGAAAAGACCATGTTGGAAAGGGCCGAAATGTTGGAACAGCTTAGGCTCTTGGAGAATGGCATCCGTATTAAAATGGTAAAGACCAACCACGAGGCAGTAGCTATCGATACCAAGTCCGATCTCGATAGGGCAATTGCCTTTTATCAGCGTCACAATTCCTGA
- a CDS encoding ferritin, with protein sequence MKTKEKEIVTLQRSLLHDTEKMLNKQIEMEGKSSASYLSMASWCDMMGYNNAAKLLYAHAEEERHHMLKLFHYINEAGGLAVQPEITGVKNHFNSLKEIFQLILEHEIQVTKSINIIVDHCFGVKDFATFSFMQWYVTEQREEETLARRALELFDIIGEEGIGLWTIDQELGKLHDSTGDAQ encoded by the coding sequence ATGAAGACGAAAGAAAAAGAAATAGTAACATTACAGCGTTCATTGCTTCACGATACAGAAAAAATGTTGAACAAGCAGATAGAAATGGAAGGGAAGTCTTCTGCTTCTTATCTTAGTATGGCTTCGTGGTGTGACATGATGGGCTATAATAATGCCGCCAAGTTATTATATGCACATGCTGAAGAAGAAAGGCACCATATGCTAAAGCTATTCCATTACATCAATGAAGCAGGTGGATTAGCTGTACAGCCAGAAATCACAGGTGTCAAAAATCACTTTAATTCCCTAAAAGAGATTTTCCAACTTATTCTGGAACACGAAATTCAGGTGACCAAATCCATCAACATTATTGTTGACCATTGTTTTGGTGTGAAGGATTTTGCCACGTTTAGCTTTATGCAGTGGTACGTAACCGAGCAACGTGAAGAAGAAACCCTAGCACGTCGAGCACTCGAGTTGTTTGACATTATTGGTGAAGAAGGAATCGGTCTATGGACGATCGACCAAGAACTGGGAAAACTCCATGACAGCACTGGTGATGCGCAATAA